Genomic DNA from Halobaculum sp. MBLA0147:
CCGGTCGTCGGCCACGGCGCGGTGTTCGTCGTCGACCAGTCCGGCTCGGTGAGCGCGGTCGTCGGTGAGAAGTGAGCTACCGACGGCCGTCACACGCCTACCCCAGTCGTGTGTTCTCGCGCTCGAACCCACGTGCCAGCGTCGCCTCGTCGACGCGCAACACCGTGGGACGGCCGTGCGGACAGGCGTACGGTCGCTCGCACTCGCTCAGCCGGTCGAGCAACTGCCGCGCGGTCTCGTCGTCCACCGTCTCACCCGCCCGCAGCGACGGGTGACACGCCACCTCCGCGAGCAGGTCTTCGCGCGGCGTCGGCGTCTCGCCGCGCGCCAGCGTGGCCGCGACCTCCCGGAGCGACTCGGGGGCGGCGGCGCGCCCGAGCGGCGCCGGGACCGCCGTGACGCGCACCGTGTCGCCGCCGAACTCGCGCACCGCGAATCCCAACTGGCGGAGCCGGTCGGCGTAGTGTTCGACCGCCGCCACGACGCCGGGATCGAGTGTCACCGTCGCCGGCGGGTCGACGGCCCGACTCGGCACCGCTTCGTCGGCGACGCGTGCCCGGAGGCGTTCGAAGGTGACCCGTTCGTGGGCGGCGTGCTGGTCGACGACGAGTAGGTCCTCGTCCGCCTCACACAGTAGGTAGAGATCGCGGTACTGCCCGACGACGCGCGCCGTCGCGAGCGTGTCGTCCGTCTCGGCGTCGACGGCGTCGAGGGCCGTCTCGAGGTCGACGGCCGTCTCCGCCGGCCGGTCCAACTCCGCCGTCGAGAGGGCGTCCGCGACCGCGTCGGCGACCACGTCCGCGATCGCTTCGCTCGCGGCGAGGGCGACGCGCTCTTTCGCCGGGTGGACGTTCGGGTCGACGGCCGTCGGCGGGACCGTCAGACAGACGACCGCGACCGGCTCTCGGCCGTCCGGGAGTAGCCGTCCGTAGCCGCGCCGGACCGCCCGCGCCAGCCCGTCGTCGGTCACCGGGCGCCCGTTCACAGCGACGTGGACCCCACGGCGGTCCGACCGCGTGACGGCGGGTGAACAGAGTCGCCCCGACACCGTGACCGCGTCGGCGTCGTCGCCGGCCACCACTCCGTCTGTCTCTTCGCCACCCGCCACTCCGCCGGTCTCGTCACCGTCTCCGACGCCGTCCGACTCGTCGAGCCCCGGCACCGACGCCGTCGTCTCACACGACACCGCGGCGGCAGCGGTCTCCCGGTCGTAGACGGCGAGGAGCGCATCCGTCCGACCGGTCCCGGGTGTCGACTGCACGGGGTCGCCGTCGTGGACCACCTCGAACGCCACGTCGGCGTGGACCAGTGCGTACCGACTCACGAGCCGCGAGATCCGACCGAACTCCGTCTCCGGCGCGGCCAACCCCTCCCGGCGTGCCGGACGGTCCGCGAACAGTCCCTCGACGGTGACGGTCGTCCCCCGCCCACGACTCGTCTCCGCCGTCGTGACCGTCTGATCGCCGGCCGTCCCGCGGACGGTCAGGTCCGTCGCCGCGCCACCGCCGTCGTTCGTGACGAGGTGGACCGTCTCCGCCGCGTCGACGACGCTGGCGAGTGCCTCCCCACGGAACCCGAGCGTGTCGACCCCCGCGAGGTCGCTCGCGGCGTCGATCTTGCTCGTCGTGTGCGGCCGGACGGCGCGACGGGCGTCCGCGGCCGAGAGCCCGTGGCCGTCGTCGGCGACGACGATCCGGTCGGTGCCGTCGCCGTCCACGCGGACGGTGACCCGCGAGGCGTCGGCGTCGAGCGCGTTCTCGACGAGTTCCGCGACGACGCGCGCCGGACGGGTGATCACCTCGCCGGCCGCGATCCGTTCGACCGTCTCCGTCGGGAGTGTCGAGATCCGCCCCTCGCCAGACGTGGGCGTGTCTCCCGACACGGTCACACACCTCCGTCGGTGTCCGTGTCGATCCCGGCGTCCTCGACGCGTCGCTGGAGGTCGTGGAGTCGTTCCAGCGCCTCCATCGGCGTCGTCCGGGCGGCGTCGAACGCGGCCAACTCGGCCACCACCTCGCGGACCGCCGGGTTGCGGTCGGTGCGGTTCTCGTTCTCGTCCTCGTCTCCGTCTCTACCATCGTTCCCGTCCGCGGACTCCGGACGTACGTCTCGGAGTGTCGCCTGTCCGTTCGTCGTCTCGTCGGCCGCGCGCTCCGCGCCGCGCTCGCCGGCCGCGGCCACGGCGTCGTCTTCATCACCCGTCAAGTGGTCGGTGTCGTCGTCGCCTTCACCACCCGCCGAGCGGCCGGTGTCGTCGTCACCACCCGTCGAGTGGCTGGTGTCCCCGTCGTCGGCTGCGACCAACTCCCGGGCGCGGTCGACGACCGGCTGGGGGACGCCGGCCATCTCCGCCACCTCGACGCCGTACGACGAGGAGGCGGCGCCCTCGCGCACCCGGTGGAGGAAGGTCACGTCCCCGTCCTCCCGGCGCGCCGCGAAGTGGCGGTTTCGCACCCGCTGGAGTCGGTCTGCCAACCCGGTGAGATCGTGGTAGTGAGTGGCGAAGATCGTCGTCGCGCCCACCTCGTCGTGGAGGAACTCGACGGCGGCGCGGGCGATGGCGTGGCCGTCGGCCGTCGACGTCCCGCGCCCGACCTCGTCGAGCAACACCAGCGAGCGCCCCGTCGCGTCGTGGAGGATGTCCGTCAACTCCGCCATCTCGCGCATGAACGTCGACTGTCCGCCGGCGATGTCGTCGCTCGCCCCGACGCGAGTGAACACGCGGTCGACGACCGGAAGCTGTGCCGCGGTCGCCGGGACGAAACTGCCGGCCTGGGCCAACACGACCGCCAACGCCACCTGTCGCATGTACGTCGACTTGCCGCTCATGTTCGGTCCGGTCAACAGCGTGACGCTCCCGGCGGGCAGCGTCGCGTCGTTCGGGACGAACTCCGTCTCCGTCCGCTCGACCACCGGGTGGCGACCGCGCTCGATCTCGAACGGTGGTCGGTCGACGGTCGTCTCACTCGGCGGCTGGTCGGGGGTCCCCTCGCCCGGTGTCCGGTCGGTGGCGGGCCCGGTCGCCGAGCGATCGGCGTCCGCGCCACCCGTCGGCCCGTCGCCGCGCTCCGGCTCCGACGCGACGATCTCCGGCCGACAGTAGTCGTGCTCGACGGCGACGGTCGCCAGCGCGGCGAGTGTGTCGAGTCGCGCGACGGCGTCCGCCGTCGCCTGGACGCGCTCGCTCTCTGCCGCGACCCGCTCGCGCACCTCACAGAACAGCTCGTACTCCAACTCGTCGCTGCGCTCCTCGGCGCTCAGGATCTCGTCCTCTCGGCGCTTGAGCTCCGGGGTGTAGAACCGCTCGGCGTTCTTCAGCGTCTGCCGCCGGGTGTAGTCGTCCGGCACCGCGTCGAGGTGGCTGTTCGTCACCTCGATGTAGTAACCGTGGACCTGCGTGTACCCCACCTCCAGGTTGTCGATCCCCGTTCGCTCGCGCTCGCGGGCCTCCAGGTCGGCGACCCACTCCCGGCCCGCCCGCGCCGTCGCCCGCAACTCGTCCAACTCCGCGTCGAACCCCTCGCGGATCACGTCCCCCTCCGTCACGACCTGCGGTGGGTCGGCGACGATCGCCTCGTCGAGCAACTCCCGCAGGTCCGTCAGCGGTGCCAGCGCCTCGCGAACGTCTGCGAGCGCCTCCACCCCGTCGAGTGCGTCTCGCAACTCCGGAACGACGGCCAGGGTGTCCGCCAGCGAGCGGAGGTCGCGTGCGTCGGCACGCTCGCGGGCCGCACGTGTCACGAGTCGTTCGAGATCGTAGACGGCGTCGAGGTGGTCCCGCACCGCGGCGCGTGTCAGTCCGTCGTCTGCCAGTGCCGCCACGGCGTCGTGGCGGGCGCTGATCGCCTCGGCGTCGACGAGCGGTCGTCGGAGCCACGCCTCCAGCCGCCGCCGTCCCAGTGCCGACCGCGTCTCGTCGACCGTCTCGACGAGCGTCTGACCCGAGGGTGTGTGCGCCTCGAACAGCTCCAGCCCGCGGAGCGCGGTCGCGTCGAGTCGCAGCGAGCGCCGGGGGTCCGTCCGGCGGACGCGCGCGACGTACGACAGCGGCCCGTCGTCACCCTGCGTGTACTCGGCGTACGCCAACAGCGCCCCGGCCGCGACGCGCTCGACGGGTGCGAGCCGATCCGGATCGGTGTAGGGGTGCAGCCGCTCCCGAGCGGCGGCCGGCGCGAAGGCGTCCGCGTCGAAGGTCGTCGTCGTCGCGTCCGTGTCGAGACGCGCTCGTACCTCTCCGTCGACGCTCGGCCCGAGGAGCAACTCCGCCGGTGCGACGCGTGCCACCTCGTCGGCGACGGCGGGGAGCGACCCGCTCGTCACCGCACACTCGCCGGTGGACACGTCGACGTGCGCCAGCCCGTACGCGGGCTCGTCGGTGTCGTCCGCGTCGGGTCGTGCGGAGCGGTCGCCGTTCCTGCCGGCCGCGGCGTCGTCGCCGGCCAGCCGGTCGGCGCTCGCCAGGCAGGCGACGTAGTTGTTGGCGCCGTCGCCGAGCAGTTCGTCGTCGACGACGGTACCTGGCGTGAGCACCCGCGTGACGGCGCGGTCGACGAGGCCGGTCGTCTCCTCGGGGTCCTCGACCTGGTCCGCGACGGCGAGACGGTGGCCGGCGTCGAGGAGCCTGTCGAGGTAGGTGGCGGCGTTGTCGACCGGGACGCCACAGGCGGTGTAGGTGCCGGTGGAGTCCTCGCGTTCGATGCGGGTGAGTTCACAGACGCGGGCGACCTCGTCGGCCGTCTCGCAGAAGGCCTTGTAGAAGTCGCCGACGCGGAACAACAACAGCGCGTCGTCGTACGTCTCGGCCAACTCGACGTACTGCGAGAGCATCGGCGTCAGCTCCTCGCGACGCTCGAGCAACTTCGCCGGTGCGCCCGTCGGCATGGTCGTGTCGTGGTGGGGTCGGCGACCGACGAAAGCGTTCCGAACGGTACGGGCCGGCGCGTGGACCTCGCACATCGCGAGAGGGGTCGGTGCGCCGCAGCCGGTACAGAACGGACGCTCTTTTCACCGGGAGCGACGTACCACACACGATGAACTGCCGTCGGTGTGGCCAGCCGCTCGACCGCCCCGGGGACTACTGTCTGGGGTGTGAGACGCCGAACCTCGACGCCGTCGTGATCGAGTTCGCGCCGGATCGGGCCACGCTGACGATGGTCGACGGGGAGCCGAGCGAGTCGACGTTCGAGGATCCCACGGAGACGGACGCGGTCGTCGGCCAGACGCAGATCACGACGGTGCCCGACGAGCCCAACGGGGACCGCGTCGGGCGCGCGCACCTACGGAACTACGCGGGACGCGTGGCCGACGAGGTACGCCGGAAGCGGCCGGAGACGGTGTACGCCGCCGGCGAGCGGGAGCCGCTCCGCGAGACGCGCGCCCAGTTACACTACGAGTTCCTGCGTGTCCCGGACGACGACCCCGTGGCGGCGGTGTTGCGCCGCCGCGGCGAGCCCGCGTTGGACGTGGTCGACAAGCCGCCGACGGAGAAACTCGGCGGGAGCCACTCGACGGTGATCGGGGACAGAGTGGGGCGGCGGGCGATCACGACGGTCGCGGAACACCCGCACGTGAAGAAGATCGTCCCCGGCCCCATCGACGCCGGTGGGAAGGGGTCACAGAGCGGGCTCCGCGCGAAGGTGACGCGTGCGGACGAACACGGGAACGTGCGGCTCCTCTTACGGGACGGCTCCAGCGTGCAGGAGAACCGCGTGGTGACGACCGCGGGCGACCGCGACACGGGCGAGCGCGTCCGCGACGCCCTCAACGACGTGTTGGCAGACGAGGAACTCGCCGAGGGGTGAGCGGCGCTCACGTTCGACCGCTGCTCCCACCTACCGGTCCGCACCGGCGACGGCGACCACGATCGCGCCCAGACAGGTCACGGCCGCTCCACCGGTGAGGAGCCCGACGGTCGTCGCCGAGCGGTCGAGTGCGATCCCGACCGCGACCGGGAGCAGCGCGAGTCCGGTGACGGCGGTCGCCGTCCCGAGGCGGGCCGCGACGGCGGGGCTCGCGTCGGGTGTCGTGAGGAGGTCGTGGCGCCCGCGAACGCGGACGAGCCACCCGGCGACGAGACAGGCGACGGCGCACGTGCCGACGGTCGTCGCGCCGACGACGTGGTCCGAGACTGCGGGCGAGACCACGCCCCAGCCGAGCCACGCGAGGCAGACGCCGGTGACGACGACCGTCGTCCACGAGCGACGCCACGAGGGATCGACCGACTGGCGCCACGCCGCCGCGAGAACCGCGAGCAGCGAGACGCCGGTGAGTCCCACGACTGCGAGGGGTGACACCATACCCGGACTGCGGGTCGTCGTGCGAGAACGTAGTGGTTGGGGTCGCGTCTCGGGCACCGTTCAGACGACCCGACTCCCGTGGATGGCGCGCGAGGAACGCGCGAGGGACGAGCGGGCGGTGCGGAGAGCGAGGAGGCTGGGGAGGGTGAGGTGCGGCGCGGTAGCGGAGCGGTGGGGTGGTGTGGCGGCGGAGCGGCGGCGGAGCGGAGCGGCGGCGGAGCGGTCGTGGTGGCGGTGCGGCGTGGGGCGGTCGCGGGGCGGTCGCGGGGCGGTGGCGGAGTGGTACGGTGGGGCGTGGGGCGGTCGCGGGACGGTGGCGGTCGCGGAGCGGTGGCGGAGCGGTGGCGGTGCGGCGCGGTGGCGGAGCGGCGGCGGTGCGGTGGCGGCCACCGCACCGAAATCCACCGCGAGCGCGCCGGAAGGCGCGCTCGCGGCCCTTTTTGGTCGAGCTTTTTTCCTCGGGTGGCCGCCGCAGGCGGCCACCCCGAGGAGTGAAAAAGGTCGGTTTCAGAGCTTGACGTCCGTCTCGATGTCCTCGGTCGCCTCGCGGAGACCGTCCTCGCGGGCGTCGGTGGCGAACTGGTCCGACAGCGGGGCGTCCGACAGCAACTCCGTCAGGGCGTCGCGGAAGCGGTGGTTGACGCGTCGCGAGGCCAACTCGGCGGCGACGACGGCGGAGTAGTGAGCAACCGTCGCCTCGTCGGCACCCAGGGTCTCGGCTCGGTCCGCGAGCGGCACGTCGTCGTCGACGAGTCTCCGGAGGCGGTCCAGCGAGAACGGGGCGTCGCGGTCCCCCTCGCGGACGAGGTGACAGTCGAGACGGGCACGGCGGACCGTCGCCTCGTCGACGTCGAGCGCGGCCGCGATCTCGGCGTCGGACTCGTCGTCGAAGACGCCCCGGACGACTCGCTCGTACGCCCCGACGGAGAGGTCCGTCTCGAAGCCGACCGTCTCCCGCACCCGGCGGAGCGTCTCGCGGACCCGCTCGTCGTCCGGCTCGTCGACCAGCGAACCGGGTGACTCCGACTGCCCTTCCGTCACCGTCTCCTCGCCGGTCGTCTCGACGAAGATGTCCCGGAGTGCCGCCGTCTTCTCGTCCATCTCGTCGGGGGCACGCCGCTGAGACACAAGAGGCTGGCGGCGCCTCTCACCGCCCGCGACCGGCGGCCCCGACTCGCGGGCGACGCCACCACCACCGACACCGGTCGACGACCCGCGAGACTCCACGACCGACGACCCCCAGCGACACGGGCGCCGACGTAATTACTCGTGTTCGAGTTAGTACCCGGCGAAACCGGCGGTCGGTGTCCCAACCTTTACCCGGAGCGGTCCCCCCGAATCGGGTATGCAAGCCGACCAGGTGACGCGCGAGACGTTCTGGACGGTCGGCCCGCTGGGGAAGGCGCTCTTCTACTACCTGGCGGCGACGGCCGTGCTACTGTTCGCGTACGGCACCTACCAGCGGTTCGCTCGCTACCGCGCCGGCACCGACGACTGGTTCGAGCGACTCGACGACCTGCCGCGCCGCGTGCGGGAGGCGGCGGCCATCGTCGGGTCGAACCGCAACCAGTTCGACCGCGACCTCTACGCGGGTGTGATGCACTCGTTCATCGTCTGGGGGTTCCTGACGCTGTTGATCGGGACGACCATCCTCGGGATCGACATCGACCTCTACCGGGTCGCCACCGGGGAGTCGTTCTTCGTCGGGGACTTCTACCTCTCGTACTCCTTCGTGATGGACGCGATGGGACTCCTGTTCACCGTCGGTGTCGGGATGGCGATCTACCGGCGGTACGCCGAGCGCGAGGGGCGGCTGTGGGGGAAACACACCTCGCTGGAGGACGACGCCTTCGTCTGGACGCTGTTCTTACTCGGTGCCGGCGGGTTCGTCTTGGAGGCGTTCCGGATCGTCGGCTCCGCCGGGTTCGTCGCCTACGAGCAGGTGTCGTTCGTCGGGTTCTTCCTCGCGGGCCTGTTCGCGGAGGCGGGCGTCGGCCCGGCGCTGGCCGAGACGCTGTACCACTGGACGTGGTGGAGTCACGCGCTGCTCGCGTTCGGATTCATCGCGCTGATCCCCTACGCCAAGCCGTTCCACATGCTCTCGTCGTTCGCGAACGTGGTCACTCGCGACGAGAAGGCGGGCGTGCGACTCCCGGGCGTGCCCGACGACGCCGACCCGGACGAGATCGGCTACGGGTCGATCGACGACTTCTCGTGGCGACACTTGCTCGACCAGGACGCCTGTACGAAGTGTGGGCGCTGTTCGTCGGTGTGTCCCGCGAACGCGTCGGGGCGGAACCTCGACCCGCGGGACGTGATCTTGGACCTCAAACAGTACCGGCAGGACCTCGACGCCGGGCGGACGGAGGAGGTGGAGATCGTCGCCGACGGCGGCGAGAGCGTGATCGACGCGGAGTCGATGACGGCGTGTATGTCCTGTATGGCGTGTATGGACGCCTGTCCGGTGGACATCGAACACGTCTCGGAGTTCACGCAGATGAACCGCCGGCTGACGGAGACGGGCCAGATGGCCCCGGAACTGCAGGACGCGATGATGAACGTGTTCCAGAACGGCAACACGTTCGGCGACCCGGCGCGCAAGCGGCCGGAGTGGACCGAGGAACTGGACTTCGAGGTGCCGGACGCCCGCGAGGAGTCCGTCGAGTTCCTCTGGTACGTCGGCGAGTACCCCAGCTACGACGAGCGGAACCAGCGCGTCGCGCGGTCGTTGGCCCGGCTGTTCGAGCGCGCCGACGTGAGCTACGGCATCCTCTACGAGGACGAGCAACACGACGGCAACGACGTGCGTCGCGTCGGCGAGGAGGGGCTCTACGAGATGCTCGTCGAGGACAACACGGAGGCGTTCGCGAAGTGCGAGTTCGAGCGTGTCGTCACCACCGACCCGCACTCGATGAACACGTTCCGCAACGAGTACCCGGAGGTCTCGGAGTTCGACGACCCGGTCTCACACTACACCGAGGTGATCGAGGAGTTGGTGACGGAGGGTCGACTCGGGCTGACCGGGACAGAGTTGGACTACACGGCGACGTACCACGACCCGTGTCACCTCGGGCGGATGAACGACGTGTACGAGGCGCCACGCGAGTTGATCCGCGCGACCGGGGTGGAGCTCCACGAGATGCCGCGCAACCGCTCGGACTCCTTCTGCTGTGGCGGCGGTGGCGGCGGACTCTGGACGGACAACGACCAGGACACCAAACCCAGCGAGGAGCGCCTACGCGAGGCGTTGGAGGACACCGACGCGGGCGACGCCGTCGAGAAGTTCGTCGTCGCCTGTCCGATGTGCGGGACGATGTACGAGGACGGCCGCAAGACGGGGAATTACGAGGACGACATCGAGATCGTCGACATCGCCGAGTTGCTGTGTGAGGCGCTGTCCGCTCGCGGGGAGTCCGTCGTCTCCGTCGACGCCGACGCGGACGAGGGTGCCGCGGCAGCGGACTGAGTGGGTCGGTTCGCGGTTCGTCGGACGGTGGCTCCGAGTGACGGCCGCTTCACCTGATGTACTCTGGCTGCGGTACGTAGAAGTCCGTTCGGACACGATCAGTCGACGTGCGCGTCGAGATTGAAGACGGAGAATTACGCCTCCCTGAGGAGGTTCTCGATCGGTACGGCACCCAGTACGAACTGCTCGAGCGAGACGACCGACTCCTGCTCCTTCCAGTCGCGGAGGAGCCGCTCGCCGCGCTGCGCGAGGAGTTCGCCGATGTCGACGAGTCGTCCGTCGAACTCGCGGCGGGTGCGTTCGAGGAGGCGTCGGAGCAGGCCGAACGGTGAGGCGTGTCCCACGTCGGGACGTGATCGGCGGTAGCTCGGCCGACCCGCCTACACCAGTTCCGTCTCGGCCTCCGCCGACAGCGAGCCGTCGCCCGCGACGGTGACCTCGAGCGTCGAGTCGAGGCGCACGTCGGCCTCGTCGCTCGTCGTCCGCTCGAAGGTGAACGTCCCCGGGCCACACTCGGCGTCGGCCGCCCACAGCGCCGTGTAGGGTCGTACCACCGAGTCGCCGGGCGAGAGTGACACGTCGGTGAAGAACTGGACGGGATACACTTCGGCGGTCGCCGTCCAACACGGCACACCTCCACCCGTCCGATCGGTCGGCTCCGCCGGGACGAGTTCGTCGACCGGTGGGTTGGTCGCCTGGCGCTCGATCTCGGGGAGCAACAGGAGCCGCTTGCCGTCGATCGACCCCGAACTGAAGTCACTGAGTGGCGGCACGTTCCCGAACCGGACGCCGAGCGTGCGGGCCGTCCCGTTGTGGAGCCGGAGTTCGATCCGCCCGGGTGCCGAGTCGTCCGGTTGTCGCACGACCGTCGCGTCGAGCGTCGGCGACGTGTCGGTGGTCGTGGGCGTATCCGTGGACTCTGTGGCCGTGCGTGTCCCGGTCGACTCTGCCGTCGACACGGTCTGTGTCGTCGTCCCCGTCTCGGCGACGCCCGCACAGCCGGTGGTCGCGACCGCGAGCAGGCTGGCGAGTACGAGTCGTCTCTCCGTCGTCCTTCGTCCGTCTCGTTTGCGTCGCGCCACAACGACTGTGTGAGGGGGCGGCTGTCTAAAACGTACAGATTCTAAATGCGCCAGATTGGGAGAGCCGTTCGGTCGTCGTCTGGTCGCGATCCAGTTCGGCTCGAAACGTGCCCGCCGGCACGGAGGCGACGGGGAGCCTCGGACCCGGCGACCACCCGGTTGCACAACCGGCGTTCCCGCGAGTGTTGGTACTCGCCAGTGAGTTTATATCCCCACGGTGCGTGAGCCGTGGTACACAGTGACACGCCCGGTCGGTCGCCGGCGGCGCGGCGCCCGCTCGCGAGCGTGACTCACGACTCAGACAGATGACGACAGACGACACGAATCCGACGGGAGACGAACCGCGACGAGGCGAACCGAACACAGACGACCGAGACCGACCGCGAGCGGACCGCGCACGGACGGACGGCGGCCGCGACACCGGGAACGTGAGCGCACAGGGTGTGTGGGGGCGCGGACCCTCGCGGACCACACAGGCGACCGACGACGGACGATCGACGGAGACGACGGGAGACGAGACGGCGACCGACGAGAGCGACGACGACCGCACGCGTGGCTCCGAGGCGGGCACGGGCCGCGTGAGCGCACAGGGCGTTTTCGACCGCGGCCGCACGCGCTGACCGACTCCTCGCAGTACGCACCCACCGAAAGCCGACCGACCAGCGACTGCCACTCCTGCTGCTACCGGCTCTCACTCCGACCGGCACCTCCTCGGAGCACGACGAACTCGACGGGTCCACCGGACCGCGACACCTGCCGAACCCGCTCGACGGACGGGCGAGCCCCCGAAGACGGAATCCCGCCGCTTATGTAGGGTACGGTGTTAGTAGTGAAGTGATAACACCGTGATCCGACCAGTCTGTCGCCGAGTGGAGGGGGACTCCCCGTGAGTACGTTCGACCGGATCGTCGGGCAGGTGACGGCCCACAGCAAACTCGCCATCGTCGTGATGCT
This window encodes:
- the mutL gene encoding DNA mismatch repair endonuclease MutL gives rise to the protein MSGDTPTSGEGRISTLPTETVERIAAGEVITRPARVVAELVENALDADASRVTVRVDGDGTDRIVVADDGHGLSAADARRAVRPHTTSKIDAASDLAGVDTLGFRGEALASVVDAAETVHLVTNDGGGAATDLTVRGTAGDQTVTTAETSRGRGTTVTVEGLFADRPARREGLAAPETEFGRISRLVSRYALVHADVAFEVVHDGDPVQSTPGTGRTDALLAVYDRETAAAAVSCETTASVPGLDESDGVGDGDETGGVAGGEETDGVVAGDDADAVTVSGRLCSPAVTRSDRRGVHVAVNGRPVTDDGLARAVRRGYGRLLPDGREPVAVVCLTVPPTAVDPNVHPAKERVALAASEAIADVVADAVADALSTAELDRPAETAVDLETALDAVDAETDDTLATARVVGQYRDLYLLCEADEDLLVVDQHAAHERVTFERLRARVADEAVPSRAVDPPATVTLDPGVVAAVEHYADRLRQLGFAVREFGGDTVRVTAVPAPLGRAAAPESLREVAATLARGETPTPREDLLAEVACHPSLRAGETVDDETARQLLDRLSECERPYACPHGRPTVLRVDEATLARGFERENTRLG
- the mutS gene encoding DNA mismatch repair protein MutS codes for the protein MPTGAPAKLLERREELTPMLSQYVELAETYDDALLLFRVGDFYKAFCETADEVARVCELTRIEREDSTGTYTACGVPVDNAATYLDRLLDAGHRLAVADQVEDPEETTGLVDRAVTRVLTPGTVVDDELLGDGANNYVACLASADRLAGDDAAAGRNGDRSARPDADDTDEPAYGLAHVDVSTGECAVTSGSLPAVADEVARVAPAELLLGPSVDGEVRARLDTDATTTTFDADAFAPAAARERLHPYTDPDRLAPVERVAAGALLAYAEYTQGDDGPLSYVARVRRTDPRRSLRLDATALRGLELFEAHTPSGQTLVETVDETRSALGRRRLEAWLRRPLVDAEAISARHDAVAALADDGLTRAAVRDHLDAVYDLERLVTRAARERADARDLRSLADTLAVVPELRDALDGVEALADVREALAPLTDLRELLDEAIVADPPQVVTEGDVIREGFDAELDELRATARAGREWVADLEARERERTGIDNLEVGYTQVHGYYIEVTNSHLDAVPDDYTRRQTLKNAERFYTPELKRREDEILSAEERSDELEYELFCEVRERVAAESERVQATADAVARLDTLAALATVAVEHDYCRPEIVASEPERGDGPTGGADADRSATGPATDRTPGEGTPDQPPSETTVDRPPFEIERGRHPVVERTETEFVPNDATLPAGSVTLLTGPNMSGKSTYMRQVALAVVLAQAGSFVPATAAQLPVVDRVFTRVGASDDIAGGQSTFMREMAELTDILHDATGRSLVLLDEVGRGTSTADGHAIARAAVEFLHDEVGATTIFATHYHDLTGLADRLQRVRNRHFAARREDGDVTFLHRVREGAASSSYGVEVAEMAGVPQPVVDRARELVAADDGDTSHSTGGDDDTGRSAGGEGDDDTDHLTGDEDDAVAAAGERGAERAADETTNGQATLRDVRPESADGNDGRDGDEDENENRTDRNPAVREVVAELAAFDAARTTPMEALERLHDLQRRVEDAGIDTDTDGGV
- a CDS encoding DUF2103 domain-containing protein, which encodes MNCRRCGQPLDRPGDYCLGCETPNLDAVVIEFAPDRATLTMVDGEPSESTFEDPTETDAVVGQTQITTVPDEPNGDRVGRAHLRNYAGRVADEVRRKRPETVYAAGEREPLRETRAQLHYEFLRVPDDDPVAAVLRRRGEPALDVVDKPPTEKLGGSHSTVIGDRVGRRAITTVAEHPHVKKIVPGPIDAGGKGSQSGLRAKVTRADEHGNVRLLLRDGSSVQENRVVTTAGDRDTGERVRDALNDVLADEELAEG
- a CDS encoding conditioned medium-induced protein 4, with the translated sequence MDEKTAALRDIFVETTGEETVTEGQSESPGSLVDEPDDERVRETLRRVRETVGFETDLSVGAYERVVRGVFDDESDAEIAAALDVDEATVRRARLDCHLVREGDRDAPFSLDRLRRLVDDDVPLADRAETLGADEATVAHYSAVVAAELASRRVNHRFRDALTELLSDAPLSDQFATDAREDGLREATEDIETDVKL
- a CDS encoding heterodisulfide reductase-related iron-sulfur binding cluster encodes the protein MQADQVTRETFWTVGPLGKALFYYLAATAVLLFAYGTYQRFARYRAGTDDWFERLDDLPRRVREAAAIVGSNRNQFDRDLYAGVMHSFIVWGFLTLLIGTTILGIDIDLYRVATGESFFVGDFYLSYSFVMDAMGLLFTVGVGMAIYRRYAEREGRLWGKHTSLEDDAFVWTLFLLGAGGFVLEAFRIVGSAGFVAYEQVSFVGFFLAGLFAEAGVGPALAETLYHWTWWSHALLAFGFIALIPYAKPFHMLSSFANVVTRDEKAGVRLPGVPDDADPDEIGYGSIDDFSWRHLLDQDACTKCGRCSSVCPANASGRNLDPRDVILDLKQYRQDLDAGRTEEVEIVADGGESVIDAESMTACMSCMACMDACPVDIEHVSEFTQMNRRLTETGQMAPELQDAMMNVFQNGNTFGDPARKRPEWTEELDFEVPDAREESVEFLWYVGEYPSYDERNQRVARSLARLFERADVSYGILYEDEQHDGNDVRRVGEEGLYEMLVEDNTEAFAKCEFERVVTTDPHSMNTFRNEYPEVSEFDDPVSHYTEVIEELVTEGRLGLTGTELDYTATYHDPCHLGRMNDVYEAPRELIRATGVELHEMPRNRSDSFCCGGGGGGLWTDNDQDTKPSEERLREALEDTDAGDAVEKFVVACPMCGTMYEDGRKTGNYEDDIEIVDIAELLCEALSARGESVVSVDADADEGAAAAD
- a CDS encoding AbrB/MazE/SpoVT family DNA-binding domain-containing protein — translated: MRVEIEDGELRLPEEVLDRYGTQYELLERDDRLLLLPVAEEPLAALREEFADVDESSVELAAGAFEEASEQAER